One genomic region from Cellulomonas hominis encodes:
- a CDS encoding alpha/beta hydrolase family protein: protein MARPVAPEPGGSVISDRSRFQLSTDPDLDTQARATLGRAQSGAADAGEVIATAASVHGKDHAAWFAAWRALGDRLAGQADASAAAGHPVSAASAYLRAATAYGVAVDAVATLPSDEDLLPTFRAHRAAWERWVDTVDLDIDRVDIPYEGTTLPAWVLHAPGATGPRPTLVAVNGSDGALTSLWSDCGAAALRRGYHVVLFDGPGQQSMLFERGVPFRPDWEAVLTPVLDAVTARPEVDAGRIAVYGLSQGGYWVPRALAFEHRPAAAVADPGVVEVATIWEHPVPSSLLHLLGKGDDHAFDRDMALGMRLSKGAASTWRFRARPYGTEGYAATIRAVRAYDATDVAAKITTPLLITDPEHEQFWPGQSRRLADLAPEVATLVPFTAAEGADGHCEPLGRAVTEERVFDWLDERLGV, encoded by the coding sequence GTGGCCCGGCCCGTCGCTCCGGAACCAGGGGGATCCGTCATCTCCGACCGCAGCCGCTTCCAGCTGTCCACCGACCCCGACCTCGACACCCAGGCCCGCGCCACGCTCGGGCGGGCGCAGAGCGGGGCCGCCGACGCGGGCGAGGTGATCGCCACCGCTGCGTCGGTGCACGGCAAGGACCACGCCGCGTGGTTCGCCGCCTGGCGCGCGCTCGGCGACCGGCTCGCCGGGCAGGCGGACGCCTCCGCGGCCGCGGGCCACCCGGTGAGCGCGGCGTCGGCGTACCTGCGGGCGGCCACCGCGTACGGGGTGGCCGTCGACGCGGTCGCCACGCTGCCGTCCGACGAGGACCTGCTGCCGACGTTCCGCGCGCACCGCGCGGCCTGGGAGCGCTGGGTCGACACGGTGGACCTCGACATCGACCGCGTCGACATCCCGTACGAGGGCACCACGCTGCCGGCGTGGGTGCTGCACGCCCCGGGCGCCACCGGGCCGCGGCCGACGCTGGTCGCCGTCAACGGCAGCGACGGGGCGCTCACCTCCCTGTGGTCGGACTGCGGGGCGGCGGCGCTGCGCCGCGGCTACCACGTCGTCCTGTTCGACGGGCCCGGGCAGCAGTCGATGCTGTTCGAGCGCGGCGTGCCGTTCCGCCCGGACTGGGAGGCGGTGCTGACCCCGGTGCTCGACGCCGTGACGGCCCGGCCGGAGGTGGACGCCGGCCGCATCGCCGTCTACGGCCTCAGCCAGGGCGGCTACTGGGTGCCGCGCGCCCTCGCGTTCGAGCACCGGCCGGCGGCGGCCGTGGCCGACCCGGGAGTGGTCGAGGTGGCGACCATCTGGGAGCACCCGGTGCCGTCGAGCCTGCTGCACCTGCTCGGGAAGGGCGACGACCACGCCTTCGACCGCGACATGGCCCTCGGGATGCGGCTGTCCAAGGGCGCGGCGAGCACGTGGCGGTTCCGCGCGCGCCCGTACGGCACCGAGGGCTACGCCGCGACGATCCGCGCGGTGCGCGCGTACGACGCGACCGACGTCGCCGCGAAGATCACGACGCCGCTGCTCATCACCGACCCCGAGCACGAGCAGTTCTGGCCCGGGCAGTCGCGCCGGCTCGCTGACCTCGCCCCGGAGGTGGCGACCCTGGTGCCGTTCACCGCCGCGGAGGGCGCCGACGGGCACTGCGAACCGCTGGGCCGTGCGGTCACCGAGGAGCGGGTGTTCGACTGGCTGGACGAGCGGCTCGGGGTGTGA
- a CDS encoding AI-2E family transporter, with translation MADVGGGRGGGSTGPAARRVAGQRRGGAGTAADDGVPRWLRTSAGITWRLLVLLAGIGVVFYGTAQVQLLFVAVFIAFVFTAVLRPVVEFYARGMPRPLATALGLLTGFLVLAGMVFYVGYSVANQWQDLSRQFSDGIDQIVDFLEHGPLPVSITNEQIAEWIDTGREWVQQHAGELASQAAASAGSVVEVFTALALAVFCAIFFLARGQEMWTWFVNQLPATVRDSWKTAGGAGWYTFSGYTRGTVIIAVTDGFLAFVLLSIIGVPLAAPLAVLVLIGAFIPLIGAPAAMVVAMIVALAANGPIQAAVVGIGIALIGQFEGHVLQPLVMGKQVSLHPVVVALAVAGGTLTAGILGAVIAVPLVSVVWAIWSRFHQPDPPMEVEEAVEEVEPVPDDGTALQ, from the coding sequence GTGGCTGACGTCGGTGGCGGTCGGGGTGGCGGCTCGACGGGTCCGGCGGCGCGCCGCGTCGCGGGCCAGCGGCGGGGCGGCGCGGGGACGGCCGCCGACGACGGGGTGCCCCGGTGGCTGCGGACCTCGGCGGGCATCACGTGGCGGCTGCTCGTGCTGCTCGCGGGCATCGGCGTGGTGTTCTACGGCACCGCCCAGGTGCAGCTCCTCTTCGTGGCGGTGTTCATCGCGTTCGTGTTCACGGCGGTGCTGCGCCCGGTCGTCGAGTTCTACGCGCGGGGCATGCCGCGGCCGCTGGCGACCGCGCTCGGGCTCCTCACCGGGTTCCTCGTCCTGGCCGGCATGGTGTTCTACGTCGGCTACTCCGTGGCGAACCAGTGGCAGGACCTCTCGCGGCAGTTCAGCGACGGCATCGACCAGATCGTCGACTTCCTCGAGCACGGACCGCTGCCCGTGTCGATCACGAACGAGCAGATCGCCGAGTGGATCGACACCGGGCGCGAGTGGGTCCAGCAGCACGCCGGCGAGCTCGCGAGCCAGGCGGCCGCGTCCGCCGGCTCGGTCGTCGAGGTGTTCACCGCGCTGGCGCTCGCGGTGTTCTGCGCGATCTTCTTCCTGGCCCGTGGGCAGGAGATGTGGACCTGGTTCGTCAACCAGCTCCCCGCGACGGTGCGGGACTCCTGGAAGACAGCGGGCGGCGCCGGCTGGTACACGTTCAGCGGATACACCCGGGGCACCGTCATCATCGCGGTGACCGACGGGTTCCTCGCGTTCGTCCTGCTGTCGATCATCGGGGTGCCGCTCGCCGCTCCCCTGGCGGTCCTCGTGCTGATCGGCGCGTTCATCCCCCTGATCGGCGCCCCGGCGGCGATGGTCGTCGCCATGATCGTCGCGCTCGCGGCGAACGGCCCGATCCAGGCGGCCGTCGTCGGCATCGGGATCGCGCTGATCGGGCAGTTCGAGGGGCACGTCCTCCAGCCGCTGGTCATGGGCAAGCAGGTGTCGCTGCACCCGGTGGTCGTGGCGCTCGCGGTCGCCGGCGGGACGCTGACCGCGGGCATCCTCGGCGCGGTCATCGCGGTGCCGCTGGTGTCCGTCGTGTGGGCGATCTGGTCGCGGTTCCACCAGCCCGACCCGCCCATGGAGGTCGAGGAGGCCGTCGAGGAGGTCGAGCCGGTCCCGGACGACGGCACCGCGCTGCAGTAG
- a CDS encoding PLDc N-terminal domain-containing protein, translated as MGHTHARWSELSTSRKVGTVVVGLAQVTLTAVAYRDLARRPAEEVNGPKVAWGLAILVNWVGPITYLAKGRRTT; from the coding sequence ATGGGACACACGCACGCACGCTGGTCGGAGCTGAGCACGTCGCGCAAGGTCGGCACCGTCGTCGTCGGCCTCGCCCAGGTCACGCTGACGGCGGTCGCCTACCGCGACCTGGCCCGCCGCCCGGCCGAGGAGGTCAACGGCCCGAAGGTCGCCTGGGGCCTGGCGATCCTCGTGAACTGGGTGGGGCCGATCACGTACCTGGCGAAGGGCCGTCGCACCACCTGA